One window from the genome of Nicotiana tomentosiformis chromosome 5, ASM39032v3, whole genome shotgun sequence encodes:
- the LOC138892036 gene encoding uncharacterized protein: MVSDFMDRFRFNIETALDVFYIHNLKKKPKETFHEYATGWRSEAAKVRPPLEEEQINKFFVKAHNPRYYERLMVIENHKFSDIIKLGERIEEGIKSGMVTNFEALQATNKALQSGVISTKKEWVNPNKTCAYHSGMKGHTIEEYCMLKDKIHTLIDTKVIQAKEAMPNVRNNSLPDQRGERVNVIETDDEWDQEGSVGLIRERDAPKTSLVALSPIVVQTQALFEVEVATPFTMMVAPTPSYKSDVVPWDYVAEVRRKGKAKMEETSDVQGMSRTGRVYTPGNLGGTSKETTSKTPVVETGTDDLWRKVLSEAYVPTGITSGEMANMVGQVLESHKITFHEDELPPEGLSHNKALDITVQFEDMFIARVLIDVRSSLNICPLTTLKRLGKGPHEIWIGSMNVKAFDGSQRATIGEISLDL, from the exons ATGGTGTCGGatttcatggacagattcaggttcaatATAGAGACGGCACTAGATGTTTTCTATATCCataacctcaagaagaagccgaaAGAAACCTTCCACGAGTATGCTACTGGTTGGAGATCAGAGGCTGCCAAGGTGAGGCCtccacttgaagaagaacaaataaaCAAGTTCTTTGTTAAAGCTCATAATCCGCGGTATTAcgaaaggttgatggttattgaaaatcacaaGTTTTCAGATAtcatcaagttaggggaaaggatagaagaaggaatcaagagcggAATGGTGACCAATTTTGAGGCACTACAAGCCACCAACAAAGCCTTGCAATCAGGAGTTATCTCAacgaagaaagaa TGGGTTAACCCCAACAAAACttgtgcctatcattcaggcatgaagggtcataccattgaagAATATTGCATGTTAAAGGACAAGATTCATACACTGATTGACACCAAAGTTATACAAGCAAAAGAGGCCATGCCGAATGTCCGTAATAACTCTCTTCCTGATCAAAGGGGCGAaagagtgaatgtgatagaaactgatgatgAATGGGATCAGGAGGGATCCGTCGGACTTATTCGGGAGAGGGATGCTCCTAAAACATCTCTTGTCGCCCTCTCGCCGATTGTGGTGCAAACCCAAGCACTGTTTGAGGTCGAGGTAGCTACACCTTTCACTATGATGGTAGCTCCAACACCGTCTTATAAGTCTGATGtcgtcccatgggattatgtggCAGAGGTGAGAAGAAAAGGGAAGGCTAAGATGGAAGAGACAAGTGATGTGCAAGGAATGTCCAGAACCGGCAGAGTTTATACACCTGGGAATcttggaggaacaagcaaagagaCCACATCTAAGACACCCGTCGTGGAGACAGGCACtgatgatctttggaggaag GTATTAAGTGAAGCCTATGTGCCTACCGgtatcactagtggagagatggccaatatggtaggacaggtactggagagtcacaaaattactttccacGAAGACGAGCTACCTCcagaagggttgagtcacaacaaagCGTTGGACATCACTGTACAATTTGAAGACATGTTCAtcgccagggtcctgatagatgtgCGTTCGAGCCTGAACATATGCCCGCTGACTACTCTAAAAAGGCTGGGCAAAGGCCCGCATGAGATATGGataggaagcatgaatgtgaaggcgtttGATGGGTCTCAGAGAGCTACTATCGGAGAAATCAGCCTTGATCTATAG